In Agrobacterium sp. RAC06, a single window of DNA contains:
- a CDS encoding carbohydrate kinase family protein, protein MILCCGEALIDMLPRETTLGERAFAPYAGGAIFNTAIALGRLGIKTGFFTGLSDDMLGDILRDTLKSSGVDFSYCATLSRPCTIALVKLTNGQASYAFYDENTAGRMITEADLPTLDDSCEALHFGAISLIPEPCGSTYEALMTREHKTRVISLDPNIRPGFIKDKPAHQARIARMADMSDILKFSDEDLDWFDLSGSQDERAAHWLTRGAKLVVLTKGAEGATAYTANFKVSVPSNKVEVVDTVGAGDTFDAGILASLKRQGLLTKETVAKLSEEAVREALTVGAKAAAVTVSRAGANPPTAAEIGF, encoded by the coding sequence ATGATCCTGTGTTGCGGCGAAGCGCTGATCGACATGTTGCCACGCGAAACCACGCTCGGCGAGCGCGCCTTTGCGCCCTATGCCGGCGGCGCTATCTTCAACACGGCAATTGCGCTTGGCCGTCTGGGCATCAAGACAGGCTTCTTTACCGGCCTCTCCGACGACATGCTGGGCGACATTCTGCGCGACACGCTGAAATCTTCGGGCGTCGATTTCAGCTATTGCGCCACGCTCTCGCGCCCCTGCACGATCGCGCTCGTCAAGCTGACCAACGGCCAGGCATCCTACGCCTTCTATGACGAAAACACGGCAGGCCGGATGATCACCGAAGCTGATCTGCCCACGCTCGATGACAGCTGCGAGGCCCTGCATTTCGGCGCGATCAGCCTGATCCCGGAACCCTGCGGCTCGACCTACGAGGCGCTGATGACCCGCGAGCACAAGACCCGCGTCATCTCGCTCGATCCGAACATCCGCCCCGGCTTCATCAAGGACAAACCGGCTCACCAGGCCCGCATCGCCCGCATGGCCGATATGTCCGACATCCTGAAATTCTCCGACGAAGACCTCGATTGGTTCGATCTGTCAGGCAGCCAGGACGAACGTGCCGCCCACTGGCTGACGCGCGGCGCCAAGCTCGTGGTGCTGACCAAGGGTGCAGAAGGGGCGACAGCCTACACCGCCAATTTCAAGGTCTCGGTGCCCTCGAACAAGGTCGAAGTCGTCGACACCGTCGGCGCCGGCGACACGTTTGACGCCGGCATTTTGGCTTCCCTGAAGCGTCAGGGATTGCTGACCAAGGAGACGGTAGCAAAGCTCTCGGAAGAGGCTGTGCGCGAGGCACTGACGGTAGGCGCCAAGGCTGCGGCCGTGACTGTGTCGCGAGCAGGAGCCAATCCGCCGACGGCGGCTGAGATTGGGTTCTGA
- a CDS encoding orotate phosphoribosyltransferase — protein MIQTPFTDPAVMAELVAKMLWEIKAVHFNAAEPYKLSSGMKSPVYIDCRKLLSYPRVRSSVMDFAAATLMRNAGFEQFDCIAGGETAGIPFAALLADRLGLPMIYVRKAPKGHGRNAQIEGHMPEGSRVLVIEDLTTAGGSMFKFIDAIRAAGGVVDHGIALFFYGIFPEALERFDDGKVKLHYIATWRNVLAVARDQKLFDEKTLSEVEAFLDAPLEWSGRNGGISSLA, from the coding sequence ATGATCCAGACCCCCTTCACCGATCCCGCCGTGATGGCTGAACTCGTGGCGAAGATGCTCTGGGAGATCAAGGCGGTACATTTCAATGCGGCCGAGCCCTACAAGCTTTCCTCGGGCATGAAGAGCCCTGTCTATATCGATTGCCGCAAGCTCCTCTCCTATCCGCGCGTGCGCTCCAGTGTCATGGATTTTGCCGCAGCGACGCTCATGCGTAATGCCGGCTTCGAGCAGTTCGACTGCATCGCCGGTGGCGAGACGGCGGGCATTCCCTTCGCCGCACTTCTCGCAGACCGTCTCGGCCTGCCGATGATCTATGTCCGCAAGGCTCCCAAGGGCCACGGCCGCAACGCACAGATCGAGGGCCACATGCCGGAAGGGTCGCGCGTTCTCGTGATCGAGGACCTGACGACGGCCGGCGGCAGCATGTTCAAATTCATCGATGCCATCAGGGCTGCCGGCGGCGTGGTCGATCACGGCATCGCGCTCTTCTTCTACGGCATCTTCCCCGAGGCTCTGGAGCGCTTCGATGATGGCAAGGTGAAGCTCCACTACATCGCCACCTGGCGCAATGTCCTGGCCGTTGCCCGCGACCAGAAGCTGTTCGACGAGAAGACGCTGTCGGAGGTCGAGGCCTTCCTCGATGCCCCGCTCGAATGGTCGGGTCGCAATGGTGGGATTTCGTCACTCGCCTGA
- a CDS encoding DUF3096 domain-containing protein, which produces MDNMLVIQPLIALIAGILILIMPRLLNYVVAIYLIVIGVLGLWPQLGSLGT; this is translated from the coding sequence ATGGACAACATGCTCGTCATTCAGCCGCTCATCGCTCTCATCGCCGGCATTCTCATTCTCATCATGCCGCGCCTTTTGAACTATGTGGTCGCGATCTATCTTATCGTGATCGGCGTGCTTGGCCTCTGGCCGCAGCTCGGCTCGCTCGGAACCTGA
- the pyrC gene encoding dihydroorotase, which translates to MSSLTIRRPDDWHLHLRDGAMLEGVIGDTSRHFARAIIMPNLVPPVVTTDDARAYRERILKAVPQGDRFEPLMTLYLTEHTNPDDVEEGKRSGLITAVKLYPAGATTNSHGGVRDMEKAMPVLERMAKVGLPLCVHGEVTTPEVDIFDREKVFIDTVLDPLRKRLPELKVTMEHVTTEDGIQYIRSADRNLAGSITTHHLIINRNDILVGGIQPHYYCLPVAKRENHRQALRKAAVSGDARFFLGTDSAPHVDPSKECACGCAGIYTSINTMSCLAHVFEQENALDKLEAFTSLNGPAWYGLPANEETITLVKRTEPVEFPGKIFTGAGPVTVFNPKFPLHWDVA; encoded by the coding sequence ATGTCATCCCTCACCATCCGCCGCCCCGACGACTGGCATTTGCATCTGCGCGACGGTGCGATGCTGGAAGGCGTGATCGGCGACACGAGCCGGCACTTCGCCCGCGCCATCATCATGCCGAACCTCGTGCCGCCAGTGGTAACGACCGATGATGCGCGTGCGTATAGAGAGCGGATCCTGAAGGCGGTGCCACAGGGCGACCGCTTCGAGCCGTTGATGACGCTCTATCTCACGGAACACACCAATCCCGATGACGTGGAAGAGGGCAAACGCTCCGGCCTGATCACGGCGGTGAAGCTCTACCCGGCCGGTGCCACGACCAACTCCCATGGCGGCGTACGCGACATGGAAAAGGCCATGCCCGTGCTGGAGCGCATGGCAAAGGTCGGGCTGCCGCTCTGCGTCCATGGCGAGGTGACGACGCCCGAAGTCGACATCTTCGACCGCGAAAAGGTCTTTATCGACACGGTTCTCGATCCGCTGCGCAAGCGCCTGCCGGAACTGAAGGTCACGATGGAGCATGTGACCACCGAAGACGGCATCCAGTATATCCGCAGCGCCGACCGCAACCTCGCCGGCTCCATCACCACCCATCACCTGATCATCAACCGCAACGACATTCTCGTCGGCGGTATCCAGCCGCATTACTACTGCCTCCCAGTCGCCAAGCGCGAGAACCATCGGCAGGCGCTGCGCAAGGCGGCCGTCTCCGGCGATGCCAGGTTCTTCCTCGGTACTGACAGCGCGCCGCATGTCGATCCGTCGAAAGAATGCGCCTGCGGCTGCGCCGGCATCTACACCTCGATCAACACCATGAGTTGCCTTGCCCATGTCTTCGAACAGGAGAATGCGCTCGATAAGCTCGAGGCATTCACCTCGCTGAACGGACCGGCCTGGTATGGCCTGCCCGCAAACGAAGAGACCATTACCCTGGTGAAGCGCACAGAGCCGGTCGAGTTTCCGGGCAAGATCTTCACGGGCGCCGGGCCGGTGACGGTCTTCAATCCGAAATTCCCGCTGCACTGGGATGTCGCCTGA
- a CDS encoding response regulator → MRILLVDDNSTNLKLLTKLVGKLDHCEALPFASPDSVLSALPELDFDIAIIDYQMPVYNGVELYTEIVRFEKYANVPVIFVTADKDMTTRMAALNAGAIDFLTKPVNPVEFQARVQNIVSLSRARRQLADQAEWLRREVERAVGELREREQEIIHRLTLAAEYKDPETARHTLRVAAYSEAIAIELGLPSHVCHDIRLAAPMHDIGKVAMPDTVLLKQGRLTEAEYRQMQSHAEIGSDILGRSRSSLLQLASEIAASHHERWDGQGYPNRLVGTAIPISGRIVCVADNFDALTTERPYKPAWSFERTVEHILGRAGTQFDPDCVAAFERALPRIQAIMEQDRREQMEEAEKTIVSANERVA, encoded by the coding sequence ATGCGTATTTTGTTGGTGGACGACAACAGCACCAATCTGAAGCTCCTGACGAAGCTCGTCGGTAAGCTCGATCACTGCGAAGCCTTGCCTTTTGCGAGCCCCGATTCCGTGCTGTCAGCCCTGCCGGAGCTCGATTTCGACATTGCCATCATCGATTACCAGATGCCGGTGTATAACGGGGTGGAGCTCTATACGGAGATCGTCCGTTTCGAGAAATATGCCAACGTCCCGGTGATCTTCGTCACCGCCGATAAGGACATGACGACCCGCATGGCGGCTCTCAATGCCGGTGCGATCGATTTCCTGACCAAGCCGGTGAACCCGGTCGAGTTTCAGGCGCGTGTGCAGAATATCGTCAGCCTTTCCCGTGCGCGTCGCCAGCTTGCCGACCAGGCCGAGTGGCTTCGCCGCGAGGTCGAACGTGCCGTGGGCGAACTGCGCGAGCGCGAGCAGGAGATCATCCATCGCCTGACCCTCGCTGCCGAGTACAAGGATCCGGAGACGGCCCGCCACACATTGCGTGTCGCGGCTTATTCGGAGGCGATCGCGATCGAGCTGGGTCTGCCGAGCCATGTCTGCCACGACATCCGGCTGGCGGCGCCCATGCACGATATCGGCAAGGTCGCAATGCCCGATACGGTTCTTCTGAAGCAGGGGCGTCTGACGGAAGCCGAATATCGCCAGATGCAGTCTCATGCAGAAATCGGCAGCGACATTCTCGGGCGCTCCCGTTCTTCGCTTCTGCAACTTGCCTCGGAGATTGCCGCCAGCCACCATGAGCGCTGGGATGGACAGGGCTACCCGAACCGTCTCGTGGGGACCGCGATCCCGATCTCCGGCCGCATCGTCTGCGTTGCCGACAACTTCGACGCGCTTACGACGGAACGCCCTTACAAGCCGGCCTGGAGCTTTGAGCGCACCGTCGAGCATATCCTCGGCCGCGCTGGCACCCAGTTCGATCCGGATTGTGTGGCCGCCTTCGAGCGGGCGCTTCCGCGGATCCAGGCGATCATGGAGCAGGATCGCCGTGAGCAGATGGAGGAAGCGGAAAAGACGATTGTATCAGCGAACGAACGGGTCGCCTGA